In Tenacibaculum sp. 190524A02b, the genomic stretch GCCTTTTTCATTAGTAGAAAAAATAAAATTAGGAGGCATTGGTAGTAAAAGACTTATAATACATGGAGTGAGTACAAATCTTCAAATGCTGTTGAATAAAGTATCTGATGTTAATTATGCTAATATTGAACTAAGACCCAAAGGGATAATTGTACATATAACTAAACAACTAAAGCGATATTCATGGGTAATACCGTATTATAAATTATCAATTTTTAATGTAACCTATTTTAGTATTCATTCTGAAGGAAACTTTATTCAAATGGTAAAAAATAATAGATATGAAATAAGTAAAAAGTTCATTAGTAAAATGATGCGTTTAAAAAGCATTTCATATGAGAAATTTAGATTCATTTAATCAAAGAGAGATAGATAGAATAATAGAAATGGCTTGGGAAGATAGAACAACTTTTGAAGCTATTAATATTCAATTCAAATTAAACGAAAAAGAAGTGACAAGGTTAATGAGAAAAAATATAAGCTTGTCAAGTTTTAAATTATGGAGAAAAAGAGTAAAAGGAAGAAAAACTAAACATGAATTAAAGAGAGTATCTGGAATAAAGAGATTTAAATGTTCAAGGCAAAGAACAATAAGCAATAATAGTATATCTAAGAGGTAAATGAATCAATATAAAATAGGAATAACTAGAAAAGAACATTTCAATGCAGCACATAGGCTTCATAATAAAAATTGGAGTGATAAAAAGAATAAAGAAATATTTGGGAAGTGTAATAACCCTAATTTTCATGGACATAACTATGAATTAGAAGTTACAA encodes the following:
- a CDS encoding TIGR03643 family protein, translated to MRNLDSFNQREIDRIIEMAWEDRTTFEAINIQFKLNEKEVTRLMRKNISLSSFKLWRKRVKGRKTKHELKRVSGIKRFKCSRQRTISNNSISKR